One Anaerolineae bacterium genomic window carries:
- the nuoE gene encoding NADH-quinone oxidoreductase subunit NuoE, which translates to MLSETARAQIRQLMQRYPQARSALLPALDIAQREAGYLSPQVLREVAVLMDLPPVEVASVASFYTMLYRRPVGKHVIQVCTNISCSLMGAEHIVDVLRKKLGIEVGETTPDGRFTLLTVECLGSCGTAPMMQVDDTYYENLTEERLDAILAELSRD; encoded by the coding sequence ATCCTGTCAGAGACAGCGAGAGCGCAGATTCGCCAGTTGATGCAGCGGTACCCACAGGCGCGTTCGGCGCTGTTGCCGGCGCTGGACATCGCCCAGCGCGAGGCCGGCTACCTGTCCCCCCAGGTCCTGCGGGAAGTGGCCGTCCTGATGGACCTGCCCCCCGTGGAAGTGGCCTCGGTCGCCAGCTTCTACACCATGCTGTACCGCCGGCCGGTCGGCAAGCATGTCATCCAGGTCTGCACCAACATCTCCTGCTCCTTGATGGGTGCGGAGCATATCGTGGATGTCCTGCGGAAGAAGCTGGGCATCGAAGTGGGGGAAACCACGCCCGACGGCCGATTTACCCTGCTTACTGTGGAGTGCCTGGGGTCGTGCGGCACTGCGCCGATGATGCAGGTGGATGACACCTATTACGAGAACCTTACCGAGGAGCGGCTGGACGCTATCCTGGCCGAGCTGTCCAGGGATTGA
- a CDS encoding NADH-quinone oxidoreductase subunit D, whose translation MIEGNLTLDKLQAQFPGAVLDAVDCKGDVTITVAVDRLLDICRFLRDDPDLRYDLLSFVTAVDRLHLGIQPRFATIYNLYSLTHRRRIMLKVPLEGDPPHCPSVTSIWPGADWHERETYDLMGIIFDGHPSLCRIMLPDDWKGHPLRKDYPLGGEPVAFSENADDPALAGLGTQVMDAPSTPPLLPPSWVDDPAMLVVNFGPQHPATHGVMRFVLQLDGEKIVRCWPDPGHLHSGIEKTVEYKTYMQAIPYTDRMDYVSAMNNNLGLILAIEKLLDIEPPPRAQVLRVILCELQRLAAHCIWIGTSCLDLSGTIHALLLYAFQQREYILNIFEMVAGARLTPTYFCVGGVRWDVPEGFVPAVRSFLEGFVKALDEWETMLTNNPIWLSRTKGIGYLPLDKAIAMGVTGPCLRGSGLAYDVRKYAPYAAYDQFEFDIPTQKEGDCYARYLVRVAEMRQSVRIIQQALAKLPAGPVKADERKVVLPPRAELETSMEALIHHFKLVTEGFNVPAGEVYAAVEAPKGELGFYLVSDGGPKPYRLKIRGPSFSNIAASPIMAEGAWLADMVAIIGSIDITMGEVDR comes from the coding sequence ATGATCGAAGGGAACCTGACTCTCGACAAACTGCAGGCGCAGTTCCCCGGGGCCGTCTTGGATGCCGTGGACTGCAAGGGCGATGTCACCATCACGGTGGCAGTGGACCGTCTGCTGGACATCTGCCGCTTTCTGCGGGATGATCCTGACCTGCGGTACGACCTGCTGTCCTTCGTCACGGCGGTGGACCGGCTCCATCTGGGGATTCAGCCCCGCTTCGCCACGATATACAACCTGTACTCGCTGACCCACCGCCGGCGCATTATGCTCAAGGTCCCGCTGGAAGGCGACCCACCGCACTGCCCCAGCGTCACCTCCATCTGGCCGGGCGCCGACTGGCACGAGCGCGAGACCTACGACCTGATGGGCATCATTTTCGACGGCCATCCCTCCCTTTGCCGCATCATGCTCCCGGATGATTGGAAGGGGCATCCACTGCGCAAGGATTATCCCCTGGGCGGGGAACCGGTGGCCTTTTCGGAGAACGCCGACGACCCAGCGCTGGCCGGCCTGGGCACCCAGGTGATGGATGCTCCCTCGACCCCACCCCTCCTGCCGCCGAGCTGGGTGGATGACCCCGCCATGCTGGTGGTCAACTTCGGCCCCCAACACCCCGCCACGCACGGCGTCATGCGCTTCGTGCTCCAGCTCGACGGCGAGAAAATCGTGCGTTGCTGGCCGGACCCCGGGCACCTGCACTCCGGCATTGAGAAGACGGTCGAGTACAAGACCTACATGCAGGCCATCCCCTATACCGACCGCATGGACTATGTCTCGGCCATGAACAACAACCTGGGGCTGATCCTGGCCATCGAGAAACTGCTCGATATCGAGCCGCCGCCGCGCGCCCAGGTCTTGCGGGTGATCTTGTGTGAGCTACAGCGCCTGGCGGCGCACTGCATCTGGATCGGCACCAGTTGTCTGGACCTCTCGGGCACGATCCATGCCCTGCTCCTGTACGCCTTCCAGCAGCGCGAGTACATCCTGAACATCTTCGAGATGGTCGCCGGCGCCCGCCTCACCCCCACCTACTTCTGCGTGGGCGGGGTGCGCTGGGATGTGCCCGAGGGCTTCGTGCCGGCGGTGCGCTCCTTCCTGGAAGGCTTCGTCAAGGCGCTGGACGAATGGGAGACCATGCTGACGAACAACCCCATCTGGCTCTCCCGCACCAAGGGCATCGGGTACCTGCCGCTCGACAAGGCCATTGCCATGGGGGTGACCGGACCGTGTCTGCGCGGCAGTGGGCTGGCCTACGATGTCCGCAAGTACGCGCCCTATGCCGCCTACGACCAGTTCGAATTCGATATCCCTACCCAGAAGGAAGGGGACTGCTATGCCCGCTACCTGGTGCGGGTGGCGGAGATGCGCCAGAGCGTGCGCATTATCCAGCAGGCGCTGGCCAAACTGCCGGCCGGCCCGGTCAAGGCCGACGAGCGCAAGGTGGTCCTGCCGCCGCGGGCGGAACTGGAAACGAGCATGGAGGCACTCATCCATCACTTCAAGCTGGTGACGGAGGGGTTCAACGTGCCGGCCGGCGAGGTCTATGCCGCTGTGGAGGCCCCCAAGGGCGAGCTGGGCTTTTACCTGGTCTCCGACGGCGGCCCCAAGCCCTATCGCTTGAAGATCCGCGGCCCCTCCTTCTCCAACATCGCCGCCTCGCCCATTATGGCGGAGGGCGCCTGGCTGGCCGATATGGTGGCCATCATCGGATCCATTGATATCACCATGGGAGAGGTCGACCGCTAG